The Fontisubflavum oceani genomic interval TGCAGAGGAAGGCTTTGCGGTAGATGCAGAGAACGCGCCTCGCCTGCGCGGATTGGTGGATATCTATGACGGGCCCCGGCATCTCTATCAGGCCTTGATCGTCGCCTCGGCCAAAGAGGGTGATTTGATGCGCTATGAATATAAGCGCAACACGCCGGCCGCCGATCACGCGCCAGTGGATTTTGAGCAGCCTGTGACAAAGGTGGCGGGTTTGCTGACCCGCTGATGCGATTCGGAAATCTTGACGGCTCAGGGGGATTCCACGCGATTTTTTGGCGTGGATGACCGTTCTGCCGAGAGATTCTCCATCAGAGATGCCATCACGCCCGCGAATCTGCAAAGCAATCCCCATGCCTTCCGCGTAGCTTTCTGCAACATTTGCCCCGCAGGAGACCCATTCAATGATTCAGACCCCCTATCTGCTTTTTCTCGGCGATGCGCCGGATCAACTGGCCGCGAAGGTTGCGCAAGGGATACGCGATTGGCGGCCCGGCAACTGCGTCGGGCAGATCAGGATGGAGGGGTGCAAGGCCGATGTGGGCTTGCCGGATATGACCCTGGCCGAAGCGAAAGCCGCGGGTGCCAAGACGCTTGTGATTGGGGTGGCGAACCGGGGCGGGGTGATCTCGGCAGCGTGGAAAAAGGTGCTGGTGATGGCGCTGGAGGAGGGGTTCGATCTGGCCTCCGGCTTGCACAACCTGCTGCGGGATGAGCCTGATCTGGCGGCGGTCGCTGAGGCCACGGGTCAGGCGCTGCATGATGTGCGGGTGCCGGAAGTCGAGTTCCCAATCGCGAATGGTGTTAAGCGGAGCGGCAGGCGCTGCCTCGCCGTGGGCACCGATTGCTCGGTTGGGAAGATGTATACCGGTCTCGCAATGGATGCGGAGATGAAGGCGCGCGGGCTGAAATCGAACTTCCGCCCGACCGGCCAGACCGGGATTTTGATCACCGGTAACGGCATTCCGCTTGATGCGGTTGTGGCTGATTTCATGGCCGGGTCGGTGGAATGGTTGACGCTCGACAATGACGAGGACCATTGGGACCATATCGAGGGGCAGGGCAGCCTGTTCCATGTCTCCTATTCCGGCGTGACCATGGCGCTGATCCATGGCGGGCAACCGGATGCGCTGATCCTCAGTCATGAGCCGACCCGTGCGCATATGCGCGGCCTTCCCACCTATGATCTGCCGAGTCTTGAGGCTCTGCGCGACACCGCCCTGCCGCTCGCGCGGATCGCAAACCCGGCCTGTGAGGTGGTTGGCATCTCGATCAACACGGCGGCGATGAGCGAAGATGAAGCGATGGCCTATCTGGCCGAGGTAGAGAAACGCATGGGCCTGCCGACAGTGGATCCGTTCCGGCAAGGCGCTGGCCGGTTGGTCGACGCGCTGGCCGCCCTGTGATCTCGGTCACGCCAGAGAGCTTTCGCCTGGCGGAGGTGTTCACCATCGCCCGAGGATCGCGGACCGAGGCGAAGGTGTTGACCATCCGGGTGATCCGCGATGGTGTCGTGGGGCTTGGCGAATGCGTGCCTTATGCCCGCTATGATGAGACGCTCGAAAGCGTGACGGCGGAGATCGAAAGCTTGCCACCGGATATCTCGCGCCAGGATTTGCAGGACGCCCTGCCGCCCGGCGCGGCGCGGAATGCGGTGGATTGTGCGCTTTGGGATTGGCAGGCGAAACAGACCGGTGTGCCGGTCTGGCAATTGGCCGGGCTGCCGCACCCGAAGCCCGAAATCACGGCCTTCACCTTGTCGCTCGACACCCCGGAGAATATGCGGGCCGCCGCCGCAAAGCACGCGTCTCGCCCGCTTCTGAAGATCAAGCTGGGCACGCCGGAAGACATGCCACGCTTGGAAGCCGTGCGCGCGGGTGCGCCAAAATCGCGGATCATCGTCGATGCCAATGAGGGTTGGAGCGCTGAGGTTTACACTGATCTTGCCCCGCATCTCTTGCGTCTTGGGGTCGAGATGGTGGAGCAGCCACTGCCAGCGGGTGCGGATGATCTCTTGGCCGAGATTGAGCGCCCCTTGCCGGTTTGCGCCGATGAAAGCTGCCATGATCGGGCCAGCTTGCCCGGGCTGACCGGCAAATACGATATGGTGAACATCAAACTTGATAAGACCGGCGGGTTGACTGAGGCGCTTGCCTTGCGCGCGGCGGCCTTGGCTGAAGGCTACGATGTCATGGTCGGCTGCATGGTCGGATCATCGCTTGCGATGGCACCC includes:
- the dgcN gene encoding N-acetyltransferase DgcN, with protein sequence MIQTPYLLFLGDAPDQLAAKVAQGIRDWRPGNCVGQIRMEGCKADVGLPDMTLAEAKAAGAKTLVIGVANRGGVISAAWKKVLVMALEEGFDLASGLHNLLRDEPDLAAVAEATGQALHDVRVPEVEFPIANGVKRSGRRCLAVGTDCSVGKMYTGLAMDAEMKARGLKSNFRPTGQTGILITGNGIPLDAVVADFMAGSVEWLTLDNDEDHWDHIEGQGSLFHVSYSGVTMALIHGGQPDALILSHEPTRAHMRGLPTYDLPSLEALRDTALPLARIANPACEVVGISINTAAMSEDEAMAYLAEVEKRMGLPTVDPFRQGAGRLVDALAAL
- the dgcA gene encoding N-acetyl-D-Glu racemase DgcA produces the protein MISVTPESFRLAEVFTIARGSRTEAKVLTIRVIRDGVVGLGECVPYARYDETLESVTAEIESLPPDISRQDLQDALPPGAARNAVDCALWDWQAKQTGVPVWQLAGLPHPKPEITAFTLSLDTPENMRAAAAKHASRPLLKIKLGTPEDMPRLEAVRAGAPKSRIIVDANEGWSAEVYTDLAPHLLRLGVEMVEQPLPAGADDLLAEIERPLPVCADESCHDRASLPGLTGKYDMVNIKLDKTGGLTEALALRAAALAEGYDVMVGCMVGSSLAMAPAVLLAQGVAITDLDGPLLLAEDRDTPLNFDASGVHPALPDLWG